From the Halorhabdus utahensis DSM 12940 genome, one window contains:
- a CDS encoding TraB/GumN family protein, which translates to MSDTVDPPEPSGAGGEGSVHLLGTAHVSAESAERVERTIEDEQPDVVAVELDEGRYRQLKGESPDDIEASDLLEGNTVFQFLAYWMLSYVQARLGDRFDVTPGADMMAGVETAEAAGIDVALVDRDIQTTVQRFWKRLTGLEKLKLFGGMLAGIGGPWAAAWTVGLMVGLFVGILGSALGVSVLGAVGLSVPFASAIDVLLLAGGVGTVIALPLLAAFSGFEDEDVEEFDIEQLTDTDVVSAMMEEFRRFSPGGAEALIDERDAYIAHQLVGLREAGADVVAVVGAGHRAGIQGYLDNPETLPPMDSLTGTISGRRFSLYKILGYLFTLGFGAFFVLLLLGGANQGWLLRLFAAWFLVNGIIAAALAKVAGAHWSSAGVGGAVAWLTSVNPLLAPGWFAGYVELRYLDVNVSDISRLNELLDDQELPIPELVARMREVPLFRLILIVALTNIGSFIASMLFASTILPLMSNEVGGVGEVAELLIMGARNGAEMLWNLVG; encoded by the coding sequence ATGAGCGACACGGTCGATCCACCGGAACCGTCCGGGGCCGGTGGCGAGGGCTCGGTCCATCTTCTCGGGACGGCACACGTCTCGGCGGAGAGCGCCGAGCGCGTCGAGCGGACGATCGAGGACGAGCAACCCGATGTCGTCGCCGTCGAACTTGACGAGGGACGCTATCGACAGCTCAAAGGCGAATCACCCGACGATATCGAGGCGAGCGACCTTCTCGAAGGGAACACTGTCTTTCAATTCCTGGCGTACTGGATGCTGTCGTACGTCCAGGCCCGGCTCGGCGACCGCTTCGACGTGACGCCCGGCGCGGACATGATGGCCGGCGTCGAGACGGCCGAAGCGGCGGGTATCGACGTCGCGCTGGTCGACCGGGATATCCAGACGACGGTCCAGCGGTTCTGGAAGCGACTGACTGGCCTGGAGAAACTCAAGCTCTTCGGCGGGATGCTCGCCGGCATCGGTGGCCCATGGGCCGCAGCCTGGACGGTCGGCCTCATGGTCGGGCTGTTCGTCGGCATCCTCGGCTCCGCGCTTGGCGTTTCAGTCCTCGGGGCCGTCGGTCTCTCGGTTCCGTTTGCCAGTGCAATCGACGTTCTCCTCCTGGCTGGCGGTGTCGGGACGGTGATCGCCCTCCCGCTGTTGGCCGCATTCTCGGGATTCGAAGACGAGGACGTCGAGGAGTTCGACATCGAACAGTTGACCGACACTGACGTCGTCTCCGCGATGATGGAGGAGTTTCGGCGGTTTTCGCCGGGCGGTGCCGAGGCACTGATCGACGAGCGGGACGCCTATATCGCCCACCAGCTCGTGGGGCTCCGGGAGGCGGGGGCCGATGTCGTCGCCGTGGTCGGGGCCGGCCACCGTGCGGGGATCCAGGGCTATCTGGACAACCCCGAAACGCTACCGCCGATGGATTCACTGACAGGGACGATTTCCGGCCGGCGGTTTTCACTCTACAAGATCCTTGGGTATCTGTTCACGCTCGGGTTCGGGGCGTTCTTCGTTTTGCTGCTGCTTGGCGGCGCTAATCAGGGTTGGTTGCTCAGGCTGTTCGCAGCGTGGTTCCTCGTCAACGGCATCATCGCGGCTGCGCTGGCAAAGGTAGCCGGCGCACACTGGAGCAGTGCGGGCGTCGGCGGTGCGGTCGCCTGGCTGACGAGCGTCAACCCACTGCTCGCCCCGGGCTGGTTCGCCGGCTACGTCGAGTTGCGCTATCTCGATGTCAACGTCTCGGACATCAGCCGGCTCAACGAGTTGCTCGACGATCAGGAGCTACCGATCCCCGAACTGGTCGCCAGGATGCGGGAAGTGCCGCTATTCAGGCTCATCCTGATCGTCGCACTCACGAATATCGGGAGCTTCATCGCGAGTATGCTGTTTGCGAGCACGATCCTGCCACTCATGTCCAACGAGGTCGGTGGCGTCGGCGAGGTCGCTGAACTGCTGATAATGGGTGCGCGGAACGGGGCTGAAATGCTCTGGAATCTCGTCGGATGA
- a CDS encoding class I SAM-dependent methyltransferase produces the protein MGHHTFDIDRADSLEDDSRYAYLSVDELLGLFDFEATDCVADLGSGTGFYTRSVATHVDSVLAIDIQPAMHAVFEEFGRPANVHRLTASVDRLPVGTDALPAAYSTMTYHEFVSDRALAELARVIEPGGRVAVADWSAEGVGERGPPLAERYDAATVAEHLAEHGFAIDRTRERRETLVVSARYEPSSA, from the coding sequence ATGGGCCATCACACGTTCGACATCGACCGCGCGGATTCGCTGGAGGACGACTCTCGGTACGCGTATCTCTCGGTCGATGAATTGCTGGGGCTGTTCGACTTCGAGGCGACGGACTGCGTGGCTGACCTCGGTAGCGGGACCGGCTTTTATACCCGATCGGTCGCAACCCACGTCGATTCGGTGCTGGCGATCGACATCCAGCCGGCGATGCACGCCGTCTTCGAGGAGTTCGGTCGTCCGGCAAACGTCCACCGGCTCACTGCCAGTGTCGACAGACTGCCGGTCGGGACGGACGCACTTCCCGCGGCGTACTCGACGATGACCTACCACGAATTTGTCAGCGACCGCGCGCTCGCTGAACTCGCTCGGGTGATCGAGCCGGGTGGCCGCGTTGCGGTCGCCGACTGGTCGGCCGAGGGTGTGGGTGAGCGCGGCCCGCCGCTTGCTGAGCGGTACGACGCGGCGACAGTCGCCGAGCACCTCGCCGAACACGGGTTCGCGATCGATCGAACGAGGGAACGCCGGGAGACACTTGTCGTTTCGGCACGCTACGAGCCGTCCTCAGCGTGA